The sequence CGTTCGCGTATCTTGCAAGCTCCGCGTCAGCTTGCTGCTCTGGAGATAGGTCTGTGCCGCTGGCCTGGGGCGCGCGCGTATTGAATGCGTCGACAAAGCCCTGCATGCCCTGTTTCATAAAGAAGGGCCCGTAGATGGGTGAATTGAACGCAATGGGGACGGAGAAGGCTGCAGCGAGAACGAGCGTACAAATCCATACGGCCCTGTCTCTTAGGATCAGTTTGAGAAGAAGTCGACAGTACATTTGGAAGCACCTACGTTCCTCAAAGCATCGTTAGATTAAAAGTAACAGACCGGATGAAGATACGTGCGACGGGGGCGAGGCGAATGGCTGAGCGGTATCGATATGCGGGTTCAACGGTATCACATTGGCCACATAGATTTTTAACTTGCATTTCTAACAGTTAAGGAGACGGGTGCTTTCCAGCACACTCCTTCGATGATGCCTTCCGCTAGTTGCTATGCCGGATTCAGCCAACAAAGAATGTGCCCGGGCGCTCAGGTTCACCGTTAGCGTTGGCAACATATGAGATGGGCCAGACCCTTGCCGCGCGCCGATTGCGCGAGAGGTGTCGGGCACCATGTTTATTCCACCTGCTTGTTATCAACCAGCTTCGTTCGACGTCAGACATTCAAGATGTCAGACGTCGAACCTGCGCTAAAGACGCAGCTGGGGCTACTAGTTGCCTACAATCGCTCGCGAAGCTCACCTGTTCGTGCGTGAATGTCTGACAGCTCCGTCAGACATTGTCGGACATTTGATTGTTCGACAAATGCGCACGTGGTCGCGTTCGCAAAGATAACTGAACGGTCGATGGGTGCGTTGAGACCGGAGCAAACGGCGGATGCCAGAAAAATGGCCTCACAGAATCGCACCCATGGTTGATAAAATTGACCGCCCGGGCGCAAATACCCGGGCGGTCAATTCATCCCCTCGTTCGCGATCCTGTTGGGTTTGGGGCTTTGACATGTTGTTGACGGATGGATCAGCCGTACAGCTTGATCTCCCGGGGTTCCATGTGGTCGTCCCCCAATAAGACGTCCCTGATGTAGCCCTGCGGCAGGAACTCGACGGGCAGCACTGGGTCGTCGACGTAGCCGGGCACTGGGAGTAGGCGTGGCCTTTGGACATAGCGTGGCCGCCTGCCGGCGGTCGGACTGCCACTTCAGCCAAAAGCTCAGGCGCGCGCATTAAAATAATGAATATATCGCTTGATGGGCTTTTGACCAAGCATGAACATCGCAGGTAAATCCGTGTACCAATTTTTGGTACACGGATTTACCAGCGGTTTGTTGAAAGCTCTGACATGCGCTGTCGACTTCATTAAAATCGATTGCCGATCAAGTCTTCCTATATATGCGAGCCCCAAGAAACTGCGCTGTGAACCTGAGTCCTCTATCGATCGGCCCGGTGCACCGGGCCGCTGTCCTCGAGCCGGCAACAGCTTGCCGGTCTCAAAACGTATGCCGTCCGGCACGACCGACAGCCGAGCCTTGTGCCCCACTCGAGCAGTGCCAGAACCCCGTGCCGGAACCCACGCAGACGATGGCAGGGAAATTCAGCCGCGGCCATCGAGGAGCCGACCTAGGGACGGCGCCCTCATTCCTCAATGGATTTCCACCGCCCCTTATAGGTCTGGATTGATTTAATGCTTGATTTAATCCGGCTGAATAAGCCGACCATGGGCCGGTTGACATAATGTAAGGTAAAAGAGCAGATGCGGCCGTACGCCGGTGCGGGTGATGTGACAGAATGTAATACACGTATTGCATCTAACCGGGAGGTGCATCATGGCAACCGCCACCGCAGTCCTGAGAATCCCCGAGGACCTCTCGAACAGGTACAACCACCTGGCGAAGTCGACGGGCCGCACGAAAACCTTCTACATGACGGAGGCCCTCGCCGCGGAGATATACAGGCTCGAATACGAGTACGGCCTCATGAATTATCCGGGAGGCGTTTGGTTGCGAGGCATGCCAGTGTGAGGGCCTGATTCGTCAGATCCCGCACAGGGAGACCGCGATGGTGACCACCGCGCCGCCCGAGGGGCTGTTGGCGAGCGAGACGGAGCCCCCGTGGGCGCTCGCGGCCTCGGAGGCGACGTGGAGGCCGAGCCCGTAGTGGCGGCCTCCGTCGCGCGAGGAGCGGGACGAGTCGTCTGTGAAGAGGCGCTCGCAGCCGCGTTCGAGGGCGGCGGGAGAAAAGCCCGGTCCGTCGTCGGCCACCTCGATGACGAGGTGTCCGCCCGCGACGTCGCAGGAGACCGCCACGCGCGAGTGCGCGTGCTCGGCGGCGTTGGCCACGAGGTTCGCGGCGGCTCGCGCCAGGGCGGTTCGGTCGAGCGGGGCCTCGGGCGCGCCCGCGACAGCGGGGCCCGTGGCCGCGTCGAGCGTCACGCCTCGCGCCCGGGCGATCTGGGCGGCCTCGGCGAGGACCTGTTCGCAGAGCTCGGCCGGCCGCATGGGGGCCCTCTCCGCCCCGCCGGACCCGCGCGAGGCCTCGATGAGCAGGCGCACGTAGCCGTCGAGCCTTTCGACACCGCCGGCTATGTCGCGCGCGGCGGCCGAGAGGTCGCTGTCATTCTCGTCTTCCAGCTCCTCCGCCACGAAGTCGGCGTTGGCGCGCAGCACGGTGAGCGGCGTCTTGAGGTCGTGGGCGAGCGACGCCATCTGCTCGCGCTGCCCCCGCTCCGCGGCCCAGCGGGCCTCGAGCGACTCGGCGAGGGAGGCCCGCATGGCGTCCATCGCGGCGAGGACGTCGTTCACCTCACGCACGTTGGTGCTGCCGACCGCGAAGTCGAGCTCCCCCGCGCCGACGCGCCCCGCCGCCTCCGCGAGCGGCGCCATCTTGCGCGAGATCACGCGGCTCGCACGGCGCGCCACGAGCGCAAGCGCGAGCGCGCTTCCCACAGCGGCGCCGACGAGCATGAGGTTCTGCGGGTTGGGAAGCAGGCCGGCGAGGTCGCGCGAGACCCACTGCGGCAGGTACTCGCTGACGAGTGCGCAGGCCCCGCCGCCCTTGAGCGGGAACGCGGCGTAGGTGAGGCCCGAACCACCGCCCTCGATCTCCACTGTGCCCGGATCCGCGGCGAGTGCCGTACGGGCCATTTCCGTCGCGTCCTCGAGCCGCGTGCCCTCGAGGTCTGTCATCAGCACGTATCCGTCCTTGTTCAGGATGAGGTAGCGGTACGCCGTCGGCACGTCCTGCTGCCCACAGACGCCGTCGCGTGCCAGGCCCCCCGCGACCTCGCGCGCATTGGCCGGCCCCCAGCTTGCCTCGTAGACGAGGCCCGCGTTGATCGCCGCGGAGAGCACCATGAACGAGGCGAGCCACGCCGTGGCGACCGCCGCGAACGCGTAGGCGAAGTAGCGCGCGATGACGAAGGAGAGCGGCATGCCCCCGCGACCTCGCGCCCCGATCCTCAGAGCTGCCACTTGTACCCCATCCCCCAGACGGTCGCGATCGGATCGGCGCCGGCCTCGGAGAGTTTCCTCCGGGCGCGGCTGACCTGCATGGATATGGCCGCGTCGTCGGCGTCGCTCTCCCAGCCGAGCACCGCCACGCGTATCTGCGCGCGGCTCATGACCTGCCCGGGGTGGCGGGCGAGGTACTCGCAGATGGCGTACTCGGTGGGCGTGAGCGGCACGGCCTTGTCGCCCACGGCGAGGCCGCGCGCCCCGAGGTCGATCCGCACCTCCCCGAAGGAGAGGGCGTGCGAGCGCGGCCGGCGCTCACGGCGTAGATGGGCCGCAACCTTGGCGCGCAGCTCCGCGGCCCCGAAGGGCTTGCGGACGTAGTCGTCGGCGCCCAGGCCGTAGGCGGCCACGGCATCCTCCTCGGCCACGCGCGCGGTCAGGAAGACGATGGGGCCGTCGAA is a genomic window of Collinsella aerofaciens containing:
- a CDS encoding ribbon-helix-helix domain-containing protein, giving the protein MATATAVLRIPEDLSNRYNHLAKSTGRTKTFYMTEALAAEIYRLEYEYGLMNYPGGVWLRGMPV
- a CDS encoding response regulator transcription factor, with the protein product MARILAVDDERAILDALARVLGRDGHEVVRAADPTAVPGMDLSRFDLVLCDVMMPGLDGFELVRQIRPDFDGPIVFLTARVAEEDAVAAYGLGADDYVRKPFGAAELRAKVAAHLRRERRPRSHALSFGEVRIDLGARGLAVGDKAVPLTPTEYAICEYLARHPGQVMSRAQIRVAVLGWESDADDAAISMQVSRARRKLSEAGADPIATVWGMGYKWQL
- a CDS encoding sensor histidine kinase, whose translation is MPLSFVIARYFAYAFAAVATAWLASFMVLSAAINAGLVYEASWGPANAREVAGGLARDGVCGQQDVPTAYRYLILNKDGYVLMTDLEGTRLEDATEMARTALAADPGTVEIEGGGSGLTYAAFPLKGGGACALVSEYLPQWVSRDLAGLLPNPQNLMLVGAAVGSALALALVARRASRVISRKMAPLAEAAGRVGAGELDFAVGSTNVREVNDVLAAMDAMRASLAESLEARWAAERGQREQMASLAHDLKTPLTVLRANADFVAEELEDENDSDLSAAARDIAGGVERLDGYVRLLIEASRGSGGAERAPMRPAELCEQVLAEAAQIARARGVTLDAATGPAVAGAPEAPLDRTALARAAANLVANAAEHAHSRVAVSCDVAGGHLVIEVADDGPGFSPAALERGCERLFTDDSSRSSRDGGRHYGLGLHVASEAASAHGGSVSLANSPSGGAVVTIAVSLCGI